The Caenorhabditis elegans chromosome I genome includes the window taGGCGCCGTAATCCTGACCTCGAGTGCCTTACGCCTCAACTTCAAGGcttgaaatgtttttcgaataaaaccTACGttatttggaagaaaatttttaactgaagtATTGAAtgtttaattgtttaaaatagtttttaattaaaatagcATTGCAATATTTCTTCTCATCATCAAGAAACTTGCGTGATCTCCGTTTTTGAGTTGATCAAACAATGAAAACATTAAATAATATGCTTTGAAGCTATTTCCCTCGTGAATGCCACACCTAGACAATTTTAAGAGTATCGATGCATGTTTCctcgaaatttttcatgatgaAAACAGTTCAAACaacaaatgtattttttatctcagtcgatttttgaaatatttcttcTTTCCCTAAATCTGAAAAGGTACAATGCCCAATGTTGTATTCCTGCTTCATGTTCTGGTGCACAAAGAGCATCTTAGTACCGCCCACATTGTTCAAATAGATACCCACACACAGACAGCCGAATACCTCATCTTTTCGTGgccttttggaaaattgcgtTCCAATCTCGTGACATGGACTTGattaataaatataaaatcagctTCTTCctaaattgttaaaatataaaataagcttccgtttttcttcttgttctcTATTCTTCTTACCCTCTcataattcttttttcttccgtTTGCTctatataaattaaaatccaATTAATTTAATACCAAAGGGAGTTCCAAAGTATAACACAAGCCTCCGCCCACCCGTGAGTGTTCAGGTGTTGTATAGTATAgatcacatttttaaaagttctctttcgcatttattttttcgttggttttgattttaaagatGACTTGAATTGTTATCTTATCTATTTTCGGTCTCTAACCACGGCCATACAACCAAAATAATGACGACAATTAATTGTAAGCTGATTATTTATGGAATCAACTAGAAGTATTCATtgattttactgtttcagcgtttttgttttcaacttaATCACGTCTatatataactttttgaaattatttaaattttattttcttaacttttgaatttagttcatttattttaatgcCATTATTTAGAACTTGTAAGCTCCTAGACAAATAAATCATATATTTTAAACTATAGTTGTTATAAACTCATGGTAttatagttttgtttttcagtatGGAACATGCGACGTagtataaaattcaaaaaaaaatttaatttcaaattcaagctcatttttcctttctatattaaaaaatttttaaaaaacaatttcctaattttctacaattctAAAGTGgttcattacttttttttaaatatcaccTGCTTTtaatacacattttttggaacaatttttctttgtaaataactttttactttacgtttttgaaaacattctcGATCTCCAAATCttccaataaaaatccaattaaatTTCAGCCATTTACTACGTCACCGAACACCTTCTAAGATGACGTCAGCCTCATTGGCAGGCATATCAATATCGCCAATTGTGCCGGAAGAACTCGACGGCACAATAGCACCAATTGGAACACAACCAATGGACATCACATTAGCATTTGTGTTTTCTGCGATTTCAGTCATTGGAGTACTTGGAAACCTTTTAGTAATTACAGTTGTACTTAAAGTTAGAGGAATGGTAATAGTTGGAGTACAAATTgatcaaaatattaattaaaaaattacagaaaacacCAACTAATTGCTATTTAGTATCATTGGCCGCCAGTGACACATTATTCTTTTTTGCTTCAATGCCTCATGAAATGATGTATTTATTGGGTCCAAATGATCATTATTTATTTGGAAGTTTAGGTAAttacttttggtttttttgtagaaaatttttgaaattggctGTGAGCATTACGTACTTGAGATATTTCTTAATGATATGAGTCAGACTTGTGCTCgcttctttcatttttgatttcctTTTGATTTATTTGCTGGTCAGGCTCTTATCAGAGAAGAGATTGATTACAGTAGTGAGTGGGcttgtttccaaaaatagagatgttttccattttggattcactaaaattattttcaggttgTGTACTTCTAACCTATCTTCCATATCTTGCAATGAACACTTCAAGTCTGTCTATTTTAGCGTTCACAATTGAACGGTATTATGGTATTTGTAATCCATATAAAGCCAGGTGagaaagttttgttttttattttttactataCAGTCAGTTTCACTCAATTAATTTCCACATTATCAGTAACCGAGTGTGCACTAGAGCACATTTATAAAATCTTCTCTAAAGTTAGCTAAACTTGTTTAAGAAATTGCTAAAGTTGGTTGAGATGTTTCTGTGAGAAAATTCCCGgctatttttggtaaattccTGGCAACATCTAACCAATAATTAGCCCACGTTTTATTGAAAGTCAGAGTGATCCATCATAGTTTAAGGCAAAAAAGGTCTTGAAGCTTCACCAAATGTTGTAAATCCAACCTCGACTGTCTCACCTAAATTTAACACAAGTTCCAACTAGGTGTTGCACATTTATTAAACGCACAAAAATATAGTGCATCGTCATCCAAAAGTTTTGCGAGCATTTCATTCAAGTTTATATTTTGGGGCTAATCTTACGGATAAGTAACCGATTACTTACGAGATTTAACCTTTCCAATAATTTGCATCACTTCTTTTTCCTACAAcccaaaatcaataaaaaacaatattccagAACCATGTGCACTGTTAAACGCGCAACGTGTATTATCTGTGGTATCTGGATCTTCTCAATGCTGTATCATTCCTATTGGCTTTTCTTGGCTACGTTAATCAAAGATGATATTGGAACATCTTGTAGTTTTCGGTTGGAAAGAAATAGTCATGCTTACAAGGTAAACGATattatatttcagtttttttgttttccactTTTAACTTTATCCATGTCAATTTATAAATAGAAtaactttataatttttactttttcagatagTTTTCCTTCTTGATTTCGTCCTGTGGTACGTGCTTCCAATTATGTGCGACATCATTATCTACGCAAAAATCGGTATCACTTTGAGTCAATGTGGAGATAAGATTAAGAAATCGGTGAAGCCGAAAAGTAACATAACTACTAATAATTCTCATCACAAAACAATGAGGTTTAGAAATTTCAGTACCAAATGAAGTGATcgtcgaaaaatcaaagacaTCGTCGACTTCAATGGGACATTATTCCGGAAGAGATTCTCATATTTCGGGGAAACGGAACTCGGCAAAAGGAAGAAATCAGGTGGGATCAAGTTTATAATCCTccctttttatttatttactttcCCAAATGTTCTTGGATTTGTGGTGTGAgggttcacaattttttttggaaaaaaactgaacaaataaaataacattttcaggttGTAAAAATGCTTGCAATCGTTGTGGCCGTCTTCGCAGTGTGTTGGCTTCCTTATCGTGGAATGGTTGTCTATAATTCATTTGTATCGGATCCAAAGTATTCATGGAGTCCTGATTGGTATATCAATTTGTCAAAGACACTTGTATTCATCAACTGTGCTATTAATCCAATACTATACAACTTGATGTCTGCTAGATTCCGTGCTGCATTCAGATCGTTGTTATCGAAAAGAAAGAATTCCGGATttaaatgtgagtttttagtTTGACCAGCTAAAtgggtatttttttaaagaaaattattggtaattaaaatcaataatttcgaTTCAGTGTGATCCCACTTAAATTTTATACattgtttttaaaagaaatgtGTCCACAGTTTAAATAATTGATCACtttttagaacatttcaagaaaaacgtatttcatgttccaaaaatggtaattttcaaCCAGCTCGTGCCTTTGCACCGACGAAACTTATCAGCTACCATACTCACAAGTATTGTGCATTTTCCGCTTACTCTTCTCAGTTTACTTGAGCTTTTTATCAGAAAGTTAAAGAAAATGTGTGGTATAAACTGATAAAAGTCTACTTTCGGTTACAGTAATTTTGCTCGTAGACTCAAAGCTGtgattcgaaaaatttatctttttgatcaaaaactttgattatGACAAACCTGATACATTTTCAGCAACAGCTTTGAACCAACGTCACCGATTAAACACAATGGATATAATGTCATCAGCTGAACCAAAATCTCCATTAATAACATCAATGGCTGGAACTCCGTGATACATTTCTCTTATTCCTTCAAATTATCTCCTTCTCATCATAGTGTTgcctttaatttttatttatgggttcaaatttcgccaatttttaaataattatgtacagtatgtttttttctccCTGAACTTCTCATCATTTTACAACCGGGTAAAAGCACATTTTAAGAAAACCGCCTTCTCTGAAAAGTCAcacatgttttattttatttttgtctgttttatcatatttgataaaagaatattattttttattatataaaaatcaattatttttatttgttttttttaatttacaattggaaaaaaggtGAAATGTTCTACAAAAACCAGTATatagaaaatggaaagaaaacattcgaaaattgtgagaaattttggaatctCCCATTATTTCTCACACAGAATATAAAGTTGGATGGCTGAaagatctaaaaaaatatatgtaaaattttgagaaattaaaatattttgttaatagATAAGTTCTTCacgtgtctgcgtctcttgttTCCTTCGTGGATCCAAGAAGTGTGGGTCATTTCCAGATGAATATGATGGAGATAATGGAGGTGGAGGTGCTCCATTCGGAGCAAGACGAGCACGTGGAACTGTAAATAATAGtataatggaaaataaaatttcagaaaactaaaaatgaaatattttttattaaacagaaaatgtgtcaaatgggttttgatttaaaattattcagtttttcctTACTTTTAAGGTTTTTACTGAAAGTTTCCAGAAAGCTTCCCTCTTAAGGAACAATGCTactagaagaagaagaagctagaagtgaaaaatgcattcattgttttgttacattttttttcaacgtgAAAAGAAACTCAAAACATTATTGCGGAATTCTCAAGGGTTTCcactttttttacaaaataagtTGTATATTTTGCTGAtggatattattttttgatatttccaaaacatgtttaaaaataaactaactAGTTCCATAAGTCGGGTCAATTGGTGGAAGTGGTGAATATAGAGGATGTCCTATTCTCGGTTCATCAATTGGTAGTTGTCCCATTGAACCATTTTCATAATCTTTCTGTCCTTTTCTATTTGTGTCAACTCGATATCTGTATGTTGAGTTTGGAGTATGTGGTACGGTTGTTCCTGGTGGTGGTGGGTATGGTAGAGGACTTCCAGAGTATGGGGTTGAGTAGATTGCATCGTGGTGACGTGGATTCAACGTGCTGGAATAGAATTATTATCGGGCTGGTAAGTTTGTAGGTTAACCAAGACCAAAGTTTTAGTCAGTAAATCGTCAAAAACCTTACACAAATCCGCCTTTCACTACTTGGAGATCTGCTTTATACAAGTGGAGCAAGCTAGGAAACATGGAtgtaaaagaaaattatttgaacaaGAGGAAAACAAGTATTGActtcaaaaaccgaaaaaaatttaaaaaaataaaagaaatccaaaattgttttttggttttaacgTTAGGAAATTAATGACATCATGGACTTGTGTTGTTGAAAAAGGAATTCAATTCCGGACGACCAGGGAAACAGTCATTTTTAGGTTACACCGTAAATTCGCATCCCTAATACcgagcaaatttttaatttgaaacttacGAAGGTGGAGTGATAACGTAGAGAGGCTCAATAGACTTGTAAGTTGCTGGTTTCGTAACTTCGTacttttcctgaaaacaattgatatttgtcattcaaatttctctttgATCATTGGcgtctttcattttttcccgttAAAATTGATCGTTTGAAAAGTGACAGGATAtcaaaaaagaacaagaagGTCTTTTTTAATGTGACGCCCCAAATCCCTCTTTTATTTCATGTCTAATAAATACCCAATCCACAGAGACACCTTCCTACACATACATTTGACCCACAACCAATAAGAAACAGTTTGATTGGCTTGGGAAAATTGTAATTAAGTGGAAGAGAAGATTTGACGGAGAAAAGGTGTTAATGGAAGGTTTTATGATATACAGAGTTTTAGGATTACATAATATTAATATAGCAGGAACAATGTTAAAAGTATTCATTTTAGCTTTTAGAGTTCCTATGTTTTAGGTTTTGACAATATCTAACGGCGATAGTTTTGCTTTCAGAAGATTTGAAACCAACTTACTTTCTTATTTTTACGACAACAGCAGAAACATTTGGCACAGATCATTGAGAGAAGAATTGAAACAAGACAAAGCACAAGGAGCACAGCAACAATAAGTCCAATCACTGGCTGAAAATGCACATTACAGTTACAAGCAAAAAGAAtaatcaaaaactcacaagCCACGATGCATACCAATTGTCAATTGGGGCCTCTGAAACTTGCTTGTAGTTTGCCAAAAGATATTGAACTGCTAAAGTGTCACTTTCACTTCcttgctgaaaaaaagaaaattcaatcagttttaaattgaaaagttctcaCCTGTGCTGCTAACTTGTGTAGTTTCTGCATATCGTCATCTCCAAGAAGTACAAACGAATCACCGCCACGGTATGTAGCCAACTGAAATGTGAtattattttatgaatttagTGACAAACCTTaggaactttttgagaaaaatctggCAACTTGTTAAAAAACTTCACAAAAGTTGTCAGAGAACTGCAATATTTGCCAAAAACGCTTACGCAATTGCCGAGAATTGCCGAGAGCCGAGAAGATGATGGAATTTGGCTTTTACTTTGAGCCCTCAtctttcaaaataaagttCAACAAAAATGGTCAGCTTGACAACTTTAGCTTTTGCAGCCTAGTCATATCAAATTCCAATACGTTCCTccagttttatgtttttattctTCTTTGGCCAAttctgagcatttttcaatgcTTCTGCTCAACTTTAAATACACCCCAATGTTTTCATTTCCATGATATGTGTCCACATCTTTTGAGGAATTCAACGAAGCGATTAGTTACCGGTTTGTCCCTCATCACAAGGCTCATTGAAATGAGCCAATGACCTCGAACACAGGGAGACAAATGGGCGTCCGTccacttcttcttctcttcaaaAGTATTCTTCTATGTATGGCGATTCAATCCCCAAACCGTCCATTTCTTCGCCCAATTATTTACCATCAATTTATGCGCAGGCGCTGCCAAATGACAAGGAAGGTGAAATGGGTGGGCAAGTGGGACGGCACAAGGCGCAAAcattcagatttcaaaaatctgtttcGAGTCAATGATTTTGAACAGTTTGAACACATCAAAAAAGAGAACACTCAAAGGTGTGAGGAAATGTTTACACATTTGTTTTGTTGAAGTTGGAGTAGTGGAGGATAATCAAAATAGTCCAAAGTTATAGTGCACCACAATTAAACACTTCAAAagttcttttgaattttttgaaaaagttttgatgagTTGCCGAATGTTTGCAACTCGGCAAATTAGGATAACAGCTTTATGCACTCCGTTTTTAAACGTGGGAAGATTTCTgtagttttatgaaaatcgaTCAGATTAATAccctgaatttttgaatggcAGAGTTTTGTAGATCCATAAAAAACTCTTACCTGTTGTGTATCCTTTAAATAAACCATGACCAATCCATGATCACAAGTCGTATTTCCTAATTGTGCCTCATCATATTCCTCTTCCATATCTCTTTTCAGATCatctgtctgaaaatgtttaaactattcactgtcatcatcatcatcatcaaccactctttttctctcattttctcttGTGAAAGTCCATGGGCGCGGTGGAGGCCAAGCCATATTATCATGATCAAACAAATACAACCTAACCAGTTGACCTAATTTGCAACTTATATCCGATGAAAATGAAGGTTTTATAAGAAGAAATATAAGGACTAATTGGAACAAAACAATTAGGtgtgcagatgctaaaacactaataaaaataattctctaaataactttttattcggaaggaattcaaaaaaacttacattttttgatgacGTAACGTGGAGAAGTCCAATGAATGCATCAGTTCCATCTGCTCTTACACAACCATCTGCACATTCACATCTGAAACgtttaacaattatttttccataatGCCTaaagtcagaaaatttcaattctcaaaaatttttacccTGTGCTGCTGCAacgcttttcaattttcccgcaATTTAGCGAAATATGCATTGAGCTAGCTGGGGGTTGAAGAtcaaaatcgggaaatttttCGGGTAGCGGCAATCAGGAAAAAGATGCAAAAAACACAGATGGTATCAATAGGGAATTTATCTCGTGGGCCGGGGCACCGCAAGATTGAGTATCATTATCTTGACAGTTAATCTTCAAAACGATTTTCCtcatattcttcttttttcttaatgCGCACTTTTTCACACGATTTAGAGGTATTTGAGATTGAAATAAAGGAAAAGTGTAGATGAAACAGTTTTGTGTCAGTTCcgtaagatttttaaaatattgatggGGTTTTTCAAGAAGACAAGAGTTCAGCTACGTAGCTGTATACAGAGCTTTCAAAATCCGAAAGCTTTACAAAAACGAAACAGGTGACTTGAaactttgctcattttcagaaagtgtAACCTAAAGCAAGCTCACGCAGAttcttgaatttaaaatttaaaagctgTAACAAATTTATCTTTACTCTCAGTCccgaacaaaaaacaatttctcacAAACATGGAAGATTCAAatcactattttttatttgaattattcaatAAGAAATTGCGGCCTGATACAGAACGTCTTGCTTCATTGTCACAATTATTTTGAGCACTTTATGACGGATTGTTTCAACGCCAATTTgagaaagttgtttttttactgtttaatctttaatttttaattgctcTAAAATGTGGCAATAACTCATATTTCACCTAACTACCATAATAGGACCAAACATTTTATGCGAGTTGTATTTTTAGTTaggttttaattgtttttattcaagttttgtAGGGAATAAAtgatttaagaaaaatatacGTTTATTTAGTTGTTCCTCTTAAGGTTCAATGATCTTGTTTTTAAGGCtaaatatttatgtttttgaactgttttttcttcttattattctttcaaaaaaaaacattacaaaGAATAAGTTTGTTATTTCATTCCAACTATTACATGATCCCAATAGACCTATATTCATTGCCGTCGTGTGCCCCTAATAGCTTCAATATGATGTCCCTCCCCATGTCATCTCAAGGTCTTTTCTCTCGTACTCCTCCTCATCCTATTAcacgattgaaaaaaaacgggggaaTGTGAGACTATAAAATTTAGGGACGTAAAATAATTGCGCCTGAATTGTTTCAcagattcaaaatttaatgttgTCTTGTGTACAGCAATGCTAATTAAATATTGACTACTGGCAAGACCTTGAGTTGGTATTATGTTAAATGTGTGAAACCATGAAAAACTGTTTCTGTTGGTGGGCAATATAATAGTCGATTCATAGAAATTTTCTATTGATAAgggtttcaaaaactaattgtTCTATTAGAATTTGGTCCTTTCTGTATTTACATGACCGATGCTTTCATCACGCTCGATCCTCTTTGGAAGGGGTTCATTTTGCTCGACTGAGCATTATGCGCACATCGCAAATTAGCTGTgctactttttctttttgttgttgtaaaaatttcaacatttaatttcaaaattcaaaaacatacCCAATTCGATCCTTGAGCCCTGCTAAAATATCAGTCAACTTCTTCCTTGTTGTAGTCGCCAATCGTCCATGAACATCACATACAAAAGTCTTTCTTCCGTATCCTGATTCAGATTTGCATTGCTCAGTTTCATCATCGAATACTGTACTGCGTACCTGAAATAGTtgtgtttcaagtttttttctgaatcgGTTTTTCTCATGATTGTCTCATAAGTCTTATCAGTGGACAATGGACAACaacaagtttctttttttgcaattttttctcaaaagattCAGAGAGAATCGAAAGTTTCATGTTGTTGCTGGGACAAGTAGCAAGCAAAAAAGTGCTTTTGTTTGATACGAACGAGTAAGAATGAAGTGGTTTTAAACAGAACAAAAAGATGACAACTATCGAACGGGaattaattgatttgaaaCAGCAGGAGAGATGCTTTTAGCTATAGTATGTCCAGTTACATGTAACATTATGGGAACATGAATACCGTTGGTTTTACATATTTATTCTAGTGAATAGAAAAAGTTGGCAAATGAAAAGAAtaattctatttaaaaaacaccTGAAGGAATTTAGCGAAATTACTTGATTTGTTAAGTTtcgtttcaaaataaatattttataaccagtggaaaaattatttaaatcaCTCAGAATTGTGATCAAAAGGTGTTTCTATAATCTTAGAACACGGTTTAAAGCCCCTTATCAAATGcaaacaattaaaacataaaatttaaataatgaaTCTCGTAGTTAAAAACATTGGTTGGTCcactttcaaatttatgttAGAAAgtgtaattaaaaatttttaaaaactgtttcaaaagttgttttgggatatttgattatttcagAACCAGGTTTTATTCCagctttagaaaaaattatataaattttcttgAGCTCTAACAGCAATGATACAAAGCTTTACATTATTGAACTTTTCCGAAAAGCTGTCAAAAATCTTCCATCAATAAtgaattcaaaatgttcggTTCCAATAGAATCTTGTGTTATCACACAATTCCATCGTTTTACTTTCGATTTCATCACACATACACTTTTGAGACATATGACCCCTTTGAAGAATGAAGGCATCATAAACATCACcccctttttcaaatttcctgttttCTATGATGCTACCGCAATTGTCGGCacggaatttattttttgaaatatttcaaaaattgaatgacaTCTTgtaattgccaaaattattttcaacaacaCTTGAAAGGGtctttctatttattttcaagtacCAAAGGGGAAATTAGGAAGACCCCTGggttttgtggttttttagttaaattttggACAGttgtaaatttacaaaaatttgattgtgGATGAAAATAGCCTTTTCAAAGTGTACGTTAGGCAGAGTTGTTATATAATAtaggatttaaaattttaatttggttttctaaaactgaaaaaatatgtaaaatttaggaaagtttattagaaaaattgatgaaaatcacaacttaaaaaaaaaacattttcttgatttttaccGATAAAGcttcaaaagttaaaataaatagCGTATCTGATagtttttagatcaaaaaatagtgtgcatttttcagttataGTGATTGAGATATAAGCTTTCAAAGTTgagagttcaaaaaaattacagtagg containing:
- the trhr-1 gene encoding Thyrotropin-releasing hormone receptor (Confirmed by transcript evidence), which encodes MTSASLAGISISPIVPEELDGTIAPIGTQPMDITLAFVFSAISVIGVLGNLLVITVVLKVRGMKTPTNCYLVSLAASDTLFFFASMPHEMMYLLGPNDHYLFGSLGCVLLTYLPYLAMNTSSLSILAFTIERYYGICNPYKARTMCTVKRATCIICGIWIFSMLYHSYWLFLATLIKDDIGTSCSFRLERNSHAYKIVFLLDFVLWYVLPIMCDIIIYAKIGITLSQCGDKIKKSVKPKIPNEVIVEKSKTSSTSMGHYSGRDSHISGKRNSAKGRNQVVKMLAIVVAVFAVCWLPYRGMVVYNSFVSDPKYSWSPDWYINLSKTLVFINCAINPILYNLMSARFRAAFRSLLSKRKNSGFKSTALNQRHRLNTMDIMSSAEPKSPLITSMAGTP
- the C30F12.5 gene encoding AbLIM_anchor domain-containing protein (Confirmed by transcript evidence): MKSSTASLLFKLLLLFVFIEQVRSTVFDDETEQCKSESGYGRKTFVCDVHGRLATTTRKKLTDILAGLKDRIGCECADGCVRADGTDAFIGLLHVTSSKNTDDLKRDMEEEYDEAQLGNTTCDHGLVMVYLKDTQQLATYRGGDSFVLLGDDDMQKLHKLAAQQGSESDTLAVQYLLANYKQVSEAPIDNWYASWLPVIGLIVAVLLVLCLVSILLSMICAKCFCCCRKNKKEKYEVTKPATYKSIEPLYVITPPSTLNPRHHDAIYSTPYSGSPLPYPPPPGTTVPHTPNSTYRYRVDTNRKGQKDYENGSMGQLPIDEPRIGHPLYSPLPPIDPTYGTIPRARLAPNGAPPPPLSPSYSSGNDPHFLDPRRKQETQTREELIY
- the C30F12.5 gene encoding AbLIM_anchor domain-containing protein (Partially confirmed by transcript evidence), with product MFPSLLHLYKADLQVVKGGFVTLNPRHHDAIYSTPYSGSPLPYPPPPGTTVPHTPNSTYRYRVDTNRKGQKDYENGSMGQLPIDEPRIGHPLYSPLPPIDPTYGTIPRARLAPNGAPPPPLSPSYSSGNDPHFLDPRRKQETQTREELIY